The region TAGAGGTGAAAAGGCACAGCCCTGTTCTTTGGTCTCACAAAAGATGCTGTTCGCGTGACATCGAGTTCCCCGACAATTCGTGTCGTCGCCCTCTCGAGGATCCTGATGATCCTGCCTTCACGCCTCTGCCAGTTCTCAACCCTGACGATGACCCTGTCATGGTTCATGGCACCCGACGTCCGACGGGCGGGCACAAAGATATCCCGTTCCCCGGGCTTTTCGAGTATAACAAAGCCGTAACCGTCCCTGTGGGCCTCGAAATAACCGTTAACGAGGTTCATCTCCTCAGCGGGGCCATAGAGCCCCTTCCTGGTCATCACAAGATCGCCCTCACGCATCATCTGTCGAAGGAGACGCTTCAGCGCCCGTGCTTCAGGATGGCTGAGTTTCATCAAAGATACGATCTCTTTGAAGCCAAGGGGTTTCCCTGTCTTTTCCCGGAAGAAAGTGAGGATTGTTTCTCTGTTCACCATAGTACTATTCTATGCCACACCGCAGGGAATAACAATCTGCCTGCGGTTGTTGGAAAACTTTGTTCGGGAAGGCAGGCTTGCTGCGAAGCCATTTCGTAACTTTGCGGTCTTGCCTTACTGAAAAGCATTGACAGTAGTAGCCACTTGGCTACAATATAACTGTGCTTGAAATCCGCAAGACTGACACCTATGCGCAATGGTTAGACGGCCTGCATGACATAAAAGCACGTGCGCGCGATTGGCACGTGTTGAACGCCTCGCAGCCGGCAATCCGGGAGATGTAAGGCCGGTTGGCGAAGGCGTGTCGGAAATGCGGATTGACTATGGTCCCGGATATCGCGTGTATTACACAAAACGTAGACGAACGTTGATAATTCTACTGACCGGTGGCGATAAGCGAACACAGGAGGCTGACGTTAAGACTGCGCTGCGTTTAGCGCGCAATTTGTAGGAGGGCATTATGAGCAAGGCTAAAGCTAAAACCAAAACAACTCGGTACGATGTTGCAGAACATCTTCGTAACCCGGAAGAAATGGCCGCTTATCTTGAAGCATGTTTTGAGGAAGCCAATGGCGACGCTGCGTTCATCGCGAAGGCCCTGGGCGATATCGCCCGCGCAAAGGGTATGGCCCAAGTCGCACGGGATGCCGGCTTGTCCCGAGAGAGTCTTTATAAAGCACTCTCCGGCGAGCGAAGTCCCGGTTTCGACACCATTCTCAAGGTCATGGATGCACTCGGCTTGAAACTACATGCCGAAGCATCCTATGTGAGGAGGAAAGATGAAGATTCGCTATTTCACGGATACTGATACAGCGTTGATTGAGTTTTCAAATGTTGCTGTTGTTGAAAGAAAGGAAATATCCTAAAACCTCTACGTTGACCTGGATAAAAAAGGCAATGTTGTGAGTATGACCATCGAACATGCGAGAGAGAAAGCGGGTCTTTCTGAAGTTTCGGTTCTTCAGATGGAACAAACAAAGGCCTAACGAATCACTCGTGCCGATGCGCTTCGCTATCGCAGGGCGCGAGGAGAGTCAGGTTTACACACTTGACAAAGATGTCTTGAAGGTAGAAGACAAGTCGAAATATTCCAGCTACTGCCGTATTGACAAAACTGGCGTTGGAGAGGGAAGATTATAGAGAGGGTCCGGATGGAGTTTCATGTCGAGCCCGACCATACGAAGAAGGCCACCATCTGTCTGAGCCACAGGTTCAGTGGCCCTTCCTCAAGAAGATTGAGCGGCAGTTCGGCATCAGAGCATCGACGGTATCGTGGGGCAGCCGCCGTTTTGAATCAGCCCTTTCAGAGGGTATGCGGATCGGAAGGAGAGTGGGCAAAATTGGGAGGGCGCCTAATTTGTAAAATGCGTAGACCTGATCCTCTGCACTCGCCTGATATTGGAGTGAAAAATGGTTAGCAAAGAAGAGAGCGATTTTTTCAAATCGTTAGAGGCCCGTTATTTTAAGCTGCGTTCCAGGGAAGATGTGAAGAAGTTTGATAAATGTCTTCACCATTATTTGGAACAACGGATGAACTGGCACGGAATGCCTCTTGTAGACTTATTAGTGTCCTGTGTCATTAATAAGTGACATAAGTCGTTTTAATTTCTTGAAGATAGAATCAGCGGTAGCGGTCCAAATAAAGGGTGCAGCCTTTTCATTGTAATGGTCCACGAAGGTTTGAATATTACGGATCAGCTCTTTA is a window of Thermodesulfovibrionales bacterium DNA encoding:
- a CDS encoding addiction module antidote protein; protein product: MSKAKAKTKTTRYDVAEHLRNPEEMAAYLEACFEEANGDAAFIAKALGDIARAKGMAQVARDAGLSRESLYKALSGERSPGFDTILKVMDALGLKLHAEASYVRRKDEDSLFHGY